A single genomic interval of Deltaproteobacteria bacterium harbors:
- a CDS encoding ribbon-helix-helix protein, CopG family, with the protein MRTIQMTLDDELVEKVDKDLKELKTTRSSFTRKALREAIARYRIGLLEEQHRKGYQQKPVASGEFSVWEGEQKWGDE; encoded by the coding sequence ATGCGGACGATTCAGATGACTCTTGATGATGAATTAGTTGAAAAAGTGGATAAGGACCTCAAGGAACTTAAAACGACCAGGTCTTCATTCACTCGTAAGGCGTTACGGGAGGCTATTGCCCGATACCGTATCGGCCTTCTTGAAGAACAGCACCGAAAAGGTTACCAGCAAAAACCGGTCGCCAGTGGTGAATTTAGTGTCTGGGAAGGGGAACAGAAATGGGGGGATGAATGA
- a CDS encoding glycosyltransferase family 9 protein, with protein sequence MNIDLVRKIDFWAGIPACWFLTLAGFILRPFKKQLVGSPRKFLFMELSEMGSAILAYPTMKALKRQYPSAELFFLIFEKNRASVDILNIIPGENVLVIREKSLSSFLTDVFKVIIRMRREKIDCVFDLELFTRVTAILTFLSRAPIRMGFHKFRMEGLYRGNLHTHKIQYNYQQHISKSFMSFLQVLKYPAKDWPAMDDAIPDQAIERAVYQVTEKGRDGLRTKLKGLFPGLNEGHKLVIFNPSAGEIPIRAWPVEKYIELGKRILADPRNVIILMGAGADVETTEQVHQALNQERCIQFTGRTTFPELMDLFSISDILITNDSGPAHFASMTPIRNFIFFGPETPRLYGPLGENSRVLYSDFPCSPCLTAYNHRNTPCRDNKCLQVITVDEVYRLVQK encoded by the coding sequence ATGAACATTGACCTGGTTAGAAAAATCGATTTCTGGGCCGGTATCCCGGCCTGCTGGTTTTTGACCCTGGCGGGTTTCATTTTAAGACCCTTTAAAAAACAACTTGTGGGCTCCCCGCGAAAATTCCTTTTTATGGAGCTTTCGGAGATGGGAAGCGCCATCCTGGCCTATCCGACCATGAAAGCCCTTAAGAGGCAATATCCCTCAGCCGAACTGTTTTTCCTGATCTTCGAAAAAAACCGGGCCAGCGTGGACATCCTGAACATCATTCCCGGGGAAAATGTCCTGGTTATTCGGGAAAAATCCCTGTCTTCTTTTCTGACCGATGTCTTTAAGGTCATTATCCGGATGCGTAGAGAGAAGATCGATTGTGTTTTTGATCTGGAGTTGTTTACCCGGGTAACGGCCATATTAACTTTTTTAAGCCGGGCTCCCATCAGGATGGGTTTCCATAAATTTCGCATGGAAGGTCTTTATCGGGGCAATCTCCATACCCATAAAATCCAGTATAATTATCAGCAGCATATCAGCAAATCCTTTATGTCCTTTCTCCAGGTCTTGAAATACCCCGCCAAAGACTGGCCGGCCATGGATGATGCCATCCCGGATCAGGCCATTGAAAGGGCGGTTTATCAGGTCACGGAAAAAGGCCGGGACGGCTTGAGGACAAAATTAAAAGGCCTTTTCCCCGGGCTCAACGAAGGACACAAACTGGTTATTTTCAATCCCAGCGCCGGTGAAATACCCATACGAGCCTGGCCGGTGGAAAAATACATCGAATTAGGGAAACGGATTTTGGCCGATCCCCGGAATGTGATCATTTTGATGGGGGCCGGAGCGGACGTAGAGACGACTGAGCAGGTTCATCAGGCATTGAACCAGGAGCGTTGTATCCAGTTCACCGGCCGGACCACCTTCCCGGAATTGATGGATCTGTTCAGCATTTCCGATATATTGATCACCAATGACAGCGGCCCGGCCCATTTTGCCTCTATGACGCCCATCCGGAACTTTATCTTTTTCGGGCCCGAGACCCCAAGACTGTATGGCCCCTTAGGGGAAAATAGCCGGGTCCTTTATTCCGATTTTCCCTGTTCCCCCTGCCTGACGGCTTACAACCATCGGAATACGCCCTGCCGGGATAATAAATGTTTGCAGGTTATCACGGTGGATGAGGTCTATCGTTTAGTTCAAAAATAA
- a CDS encoding decaprenyl-phosphate phosphoribosyltransferase, whose protein sequence is MPKNETLFTVLKGLFLSLRPKQWIKNGALFAPLLFSQNLFNRPLLIKTLEAFVLFCLLAGSVYIINDLKDLKEDRLHPTKRNRPLASGKVRPAWALIFAVVIMAVSFIGGWAISLPFLEILGAYLLLQVIYTFSLKNQVILDIFSIAAGFVLRVVAGGLAIGVQLSPWLFICTTLLSLFLAMAKRRHELVLLKEDATEHRQILKEYSPYLLDQMMGVVTATTVMSYALYTISEETIAKFHTANLIFTLPFVLYGIFRYLYLVHQKVEGGRPEEILLTDRPLLLTILGWTITVLVVLYH, encoded by the coding sequence ATGCCAAAAAATGAAACCCTATTTACAGTTCTTAAAGGACTTTTCCTTTCCCTGCGCCCCAAACAGTGGATCAAGAACGGGGCCTTGTTCGCCCCCTTACTCTTTTCCCAAAACCTGTTCAATCGGCCATTATTGATTAAAACCCTGGAGGCCTTCGTCCTTTTTTGTCTGCTGGCCGGTTCGGTCTATATCATCAATGACCTGAAGGATCTTAAAGAAGACCGCCTCCATCCGACGAAACGGAACCGCCCGCTGGCTTCCGGCAAGGTCCGGCCGGCCTGGGCACTGATATTCGCCGTCGTGATCATGGCGGTCAGCTTCATAGGGGGCTGGGCCATCTCCCTTCCGTTCCTGGAAATTCTGGGGGCCTATCTCCTGCTCCAAGTCATCTATACTTTTTCCCTTAAGAATCAGGTCATCCTGGATATCTTTTCCATTGCCGCCGGATTTGTATTGCGGGTGGTGGCCGGCGGTCTGGCCATCGGGGTTCAATTATCCCCCTGGCTTTTTATCTGTACCACCCTCCTTTCCTTGTTTCTGGCCATGGCCAAAAGGCGACATGAGCTGGTCTTGCTCAAGGAAGATGCCACCGAACACCGGCAAATCTTGAAAGAATACTCCCCCTATCTTCTGGATCAGATGATGGGGGTGGTAACGGCAACAACGGTCATGAGTTATGCCCTTTACACCATCTCAGAAGAAACAATCGCCAAGTTCCACACCGCTAACCTGATTTTTACCTTGCCTTTTGTGCTCTATGGGATTTTCCGCTATCTTTATCTGGTCCATCAAAAAGTCGAGGGCGGCCGTCCCGAGGAGATCCTTTTGACCGATCGCCCGCTTCTTTTAACCATCCTGGGTTGGACTATTACCGTCTTGGTTGTACTCTATCATTGA
- a CDS encoding flippase-like domain-containing protein yields MADPQFSILSKRFFLFLGLGVGVFLGLSFYGNWGAVSGAFKQFSYWTLPLILALAFMNYLSRFWRWELYLKQVKIPLPRKESFYIFMSGLVMTVTPGKMGELLKSYLLKESRQVPLSLSGPVVLAERFTDLLAVYLLTLLGCISFAYGARILILGLVVLLVGLLPFIFPKLFQGLLGLAKRFSWGQRFERPLSEAFYTLHDLMGLRLLILASILGMGAWFFECLAFQMVFKGLGVEVPLVKAVFIYAFSTLAGALSMLPGGIGAAEGSMTSLLVLIQLPKALATTATIIIRVCTIWFAVLLGYGFLKLYQKQKRL; encoded by the coding sequence ATGGCCGATCCCCAATTTTCAATCCTCTCTAAACGCTTTTTCCTTTTTTTGGGTCTGGGCGTTGGGGTATTCTTAGGTCTTTCCTTTTATGGAAACTGGGGGGCGGTCAGCGGGGCCTTCAAACAATTTTCCTATTGGACCCTGCCCCTGATTTTGGCCCTGGCCTTTATGAATTATTTAAGCCGCTTCTGGCGCTGGGAGTTGTACCTGAAACAGGTGAAAATCCCGTTGCCCCGTAAAGAAAGCTTCTATATCTTTATGAGCGGGTTGGTCATGACGGTAACCCCCGGGAAAATGGGTGAACTATTGAAGTCCTATCTTCTTAAGGAAAGCCGGCAGGTGCCCCTGTCCCTTTCCGGTCCTGTTGTCCTGGCCGAACGGTTTACCGATCTATTGGCCGTCTATCTCCTGACCCTCTTGGGCTGTATCTCCTTTGCCTATGGAGCCAGGATTTTAATCCTGGGGTTGGTGGTCCTTTTAGTGGGTTTGCTTCCTTTTATATTTCCCAAATTATTCCAGGGCTTGCTCGGATTAGCAAAAAGGTTCTCCTGGGGGCAACGATTCGAACGCCCCTTATCGGAAGCCTTTTATACCCTCCATGACCTCATGGGTCTTCGCCTCCTCATATTGGCCTCTATACTGGGAATGGGGGCCTGGTTTTTTGAATGCCTGGCCTTTCAGATGGTCTTTAAAGGCCTGGGGGTGGAGGTGCCATTGGTCAAGGCGGTTTTCATTTATGCCTTTTCGACCCTGGCCGGGGCCTTGAGCATGCTGCCGGGCGGGATCGGGGCGGCCGAAGGCAGTATGACCAGTCTCCTGGTCCTGATTCAGTTGCCGAAGGCCCTGGCCACCACAGCCACCATTATTATCCGGGTCTGCACCATCTGGTTTGCCGTCTTATTGGGGTATGGTTTTCTTAAATTGTATCAAAAGCAGAAAAGACTATGA
- a CDS encoding type II toxin-antitoxin system PemK/MazF family toxin, with product MKRGEIRWYKFISPDKKRPVMILTRDSILGYLSEVTVAPITTTIRRIPSELILSGLDGMPKECAVNFDHIQTVSKGKIGALITTLPKDNMKQVRKAILFALDL from the coding sequence ATGAAAAGAGGTGAGATCAGATGGTACAAATTCATATCCCCTGATAAAAAACGACCCGTAATGATACTGACCAGGGATTCAATCCTTGGATACCTCAGTGAGGTAACGGTTGCTCCCATCACCACAACGATAAGGAGAATTCCCAGCGAATTGATCCTGTCCGGCTTAGATGGTATGCCCAAAGAATGCGCCGTCAATTTCGATCATATTCAAACAGTATCAAAGGGGAAGATAGGGGCACTGATTACTACCCTCCCCAAAGACAACATGAAACAGGTTCGTAAGGCGATTCTTTTCGCCCTGGATTTATAA